The nucleotide sequence GAAATCGGATTTAGTTAGAAATAGATGTAAAATCAACCGAAACCAAACTCCTATTcatttgatagttttttttttctttataaaaaaaaaactgaaccaaaTCATCAATTTGATACACCCCTACACACACCAAGTGGGAGAGGAAAAAAGAGCATGTGGATGTGCTGGAAATACAACCCAATGTGGGGGGTTATGGATTAGAGCAAAGACACTTTTTGTTCGGATATTGGATAAGCTGAACAAAACAATGGGACAGTGATGCGTTGGAAAACAACTTAAAAGTCTTAAACGTTAAGAATATGACTCTGTATCCACGTAGCTAGCAAGTCTATTCTGATATCATAGAATTCAAAAGTATGCCATCAAGCTTCTCGTGATCTTTCTTTTGTTCCTCTTATCGttctttaatattattaattactcgatccgttttaaaatacatttccatttaaaaaaaatcacagtaatcaagaaatcaaataaattttgttatttttgatgaaattatatgtgtgttttctataatagcattaaccatttattattttattctatttttctctctctgcaataactaatgttgcattgaaacttaaaagtaacaagtattgtgaaacaaaattattcattaaaataaattcactaaaacatcaaaagttttgGTATATAATTAaagttctaaaacatcaaaagaaaaggaatagaggaagtattatgaaacggagggagtaataaacaTACTTGTCATTACAGCATATCAATcaatttgttaataaaaaagaaagaaatagtaAAAGCAatgaacaaaaatcaaatattggttGGACCAATGAATCAGTTGACATCTCAAGTGAACTAAAGACCATTGTGTACTTATTTGGCAAATGCGGAGAAAGTCTTGGTTGAACATAGAGACATACTTGCTTCGACACAAATCTAAATCAATATGTTTGGGCACACacacaaaattaaaagaaaaagaaaagagaataaaattgaataatgttaattgatttgactaatattttttcttaattttttttttcatttcatgtgAGAGAGGGTctaaacaatatttatttgtGATTGTATCTATGAAAGATTTTCTAGTTGGGCACATACCCAACACTTCAATTTTAGGCGCACGCACAAAaccaagaaaaaattaaagaaatataaaattataatatatcaattgatgtgactaaatactttttgtttaattttgttagtttttatgTAAGTATGCGTtcaaaattgaagtgtttgggtATGTGTCCAACCAAGACTTTCTCACTATAGCATCTGGACCACTGATCCACCATTAActgtattatatatatttcaaaatattttaaaattcattgaaGTTAACTAGGGTGGatttatacacatttttttttttttataaacacaCGTCCATCAAAAAGCTTCAAATAGCAGCTTCACAATTTTCACGATTCCGCCGTTTTGGGATGCGATATTTTAATGTGACCTGATTTCTAATTTAAATCCAAACAAACacttaattgattttgatattattgatGATAGAAACTAGAAATTACTTCTGGAATTATAGATCCATCCATCTATACTCGAAAGGAAATCTGATAAAACAACTGCTGTTGGTAagaaatgaaattataaatttataatcccTTTTGAGCTAAGTTCTTGGTCTAAATGTTTGTTTCTAAGAACGcgctataataaaaaaaaaaacttgaaaaaaacactataataaacataaacatttttgTATTATTATATTGTACATGTAAATGACTCCCCCATGACAAGTGggatttcttatattttttctaGAATAAGCAGCATGGTTGGTGCCATTAGCCTGAGAATGCTTGTCTGCACACTTGTTTTtctttaacatttcccttatatATAAAGCTAAAGATGAATCGGACTACAAAGGTTTATCAAGATCGTAACATTTCCCTTGTATTTGATGCACTTTTGGCCCATCATAATTAATCTTTTGAAATACTAACAAATGATTTTAGAACATTGTTTTAAGCATCAAAACGTAGCAACTTTTACATTGgaaattgtatatttataatttttatatatgtttgacttatattttaaaaaaaaattcttattataGGTTCCTTAAACAATATCCTTAACATACTTATTAGTTATTAAAAATGCACTTAATCTTTTTATTAAGGGagtcaaatttcaaattattcgatcattattatatataaaaattaatattttaaatttatttattaaatgatatatgcgattttataataaatctaaaatatagatatttgtCTATAAGAACGACTTAGAGTGTAAGTATTTTatccaaagaaaaaataaaaaattaacaataaaaagatTCTCTCTCATCATTCAATAATGCCTGCCTACTTCATTCACCAATTACCTTTTCTGTCTCTATGTATGCTTCATCAGTATCACCTCAAAAGTTCCCTGAAATATAAAAGTCCCTCTCTGCCATCCAAAGAGATCTGTTTATCTTTTCTCTGCCTTTTCAGATACCCTTTCCAACTCTTCTTCAACTTTCTTTCTTCATAAAAATTTCCATTTCAGTCTTTTACTTCACATGCTTCACCCAGTTATTATCTTCACaagtaatacaaaaaaaaaaaaaccatttttttagcTTCATTTTGATTCAAAGTTagtaaagttttgattttttcaaCTTGGTCTTTGAATTCTTGATGGAGGGTAAAAAATTCAGGATATATTTTGTTCTTATGATGTTATTTGCTACATCAGTGTTGGAAGTGGGTGGAATTGGAGTTAACTGGGGAACACAGTCAACACATCCATTACCACCATCTACAGTAGTGAAAATGTTAAAAGATAATGGTATTCAAAAAGTTAAGCTTTTTGATGCTGATCCAAATATTCTTGATGCTTTAAAGAAATCTGGGATTCAAGTTATGGTTGGTATACCAAATGATTTGCTTTATACTATGGCTAATAGTCGTCAAGCTGCTGAAAAATGGGTTGCTAAGAATGTTTCAGCTCATGTTTCATCTGGTGGTGTAGATATCAGGTTGGTAAACTCTTTTGTTTCATTTGTGTTGAGTTTTTAATCTTTGGTTTAGATTTTGATTCTTGTATAGAGTGATTCTGTTGTTTATTCTGCATTTTGGTTGTTATGATTGTTTCAAATTAGGAGAGGTGAGAAATTATAGTGGTTTACCATAAAAAGTAAAACTTTTTACATAAAatgagtgtttttagtccctacaaaagcAAAATAGGGATTAAAATTAGACAAAATTTATGTAGGGACtaacttgaaaatttaaaaattttatagtaAGAAAAGTGAAGACATATTTAACCAAGGGATTGAGCTCGAGTTGTTAATTAGTTTCACCAAAGACGAATCGTTCAAGAGAACCTGAGTTTGATTCCTGGTTGTAACGATTCTTGACGGCCAACCAAATTACAAGGGCCCTTCCGTaagtaaaatcatatttaaccatCTATATACAAGTAAAGTAATAGGTTCTGCAGTTACAATCACATAGACAGGCACAAACACATTCTATTAATGTCAATAATCTTCAACACATCAAATAGATGCAAGTAAAGGgattttattagattttttgtttggtttagaaGAAGAGTTGGAAGGAGAGGAAAGATAACCCTCTTTCTGTTTGGTCCACAAGGGAGGAGAGTATTTTATTGGAAGGATAGGGAAAATTTACATTTTACGCTGTTATAAGCATTCAGTTAGAAAGTTTTTGCAGGAACTTTTTATAGGATGGTTCATGTAAGATTTAAAATAGTTGCTCCTCTCTCTTCTGCATTTGACGCGGTGAAAATATCGTTATGTTTGTCTTGCTGTGAGTTTGGCAAGTTTGTTGCACAAAAGACTGTTTTATGTGATTCAATCCTTTTGAGGAGTAATGGTATTGAGCAATTTTAGAAATATAGCATTTTGCAATTAGGAAGATACTTCCAATGTATGGAAATTACTCGGTGTTCCTTTGGAATGCTTAGCTGAGTCCATTGCAAGGTGTTTGGAATCATTAACTAGGATTTATATATCCTGCTGGTTTTTCTATTTGCTTTTTTATGAATGACATTATAGTTATAATCTCTGCCAAAAAGGACATGCCCCTTGATTCTTCATCTACAAATCATAGAAGAATATTTGGCAACATAAGATTctttcaactatttttttggCAACATTGTATCTTTGCGTTCTTGCTTGAACTGAATTCAGtggattaaattgattaatttagcTGCAAAAGGGTGAAATTCAGATATGAGCCTAAATCCTTGTCCACTTGTACAAGTATCAACCTATTGTCAGTGTTTTAATTAAACGAGGACTGAAAGTAAAACATATTTTCAAAGTTCATACTTAGCTGGtaagataaaatatatgattattTACTCTGTTGCATGTGTAAAGTCTACAGGTTGTTATGTCTTTGCAATTTTTAGGGGGCTGACTGCATGGTTTTAAGTTGCGGTAATACTGGAAACCTTTTTATAATGCGGTAAAATACGAGCAAATGCGGTTGTGATGTGATGCGTTGTGTCTGCTCTTGCTATGTTTTCCATTTCTTGACCTGCTAGGACTGATGGCATTTCCTTAACTGTTAAACAAATGACTATTCATATGTATTTCAATGTTGCAGTTgtctatatttttctttaattttatttcatgcaatttttttcaagGTACATTGCTGTTGGAAACGAACCTTTCTTGTCAACTTACAACGGTACCTTTGAAGCCACAACACTTCCAGCTCTTGTAAATATCCAAAACGCTCTTATAAAAGCTGGTTTGGGAAGTTCAATCAAAGTCACCGTCCCTTCAAATGCTGATGTGTATCAGAGCTCATCAGGTAACCCTTCCGATGGCGACTTTAGGACAGACATCCATGATCTCATGGTTCAGATTGTCAAGTTTTTGAGTCAGAACAATGCTCCATTTACAGTGAACATTTATCCTTTTATTAGTCTCTATGAAGATCCCAATTTTCCAGTTGACTATGCATTTTTCAACGGTTTTAGTGATCCTTTAAACGACAACGGGAAGATCTACGACAATGTCTTTGATGCTAACTATGATACTCTAGTATGGGCGTTGAATAAGAATGGTTTTGGTAACATGCCCATAATTGTTGGAGAGATCGGTTGGCCTACAGACGGAGACAGAAACGGAAATCTTCAACTCGCGCAACGTTTTAACCAAGGTTTCATGACTCGATTTATTGCCGGAAAGGGGACTCCATTGAGACCTGGTCCTATGGATGCATACTTGTTTAGTTTAGTAGATGAAGACAACAAAAGCATTCAACCGGGCAACTTTGAACGTCATTGGGGATTGTTTTACTACGATGGACGACCGAAATACCAACTCACCATTGGATCAAGAACCAACGGACTAGTAGGTGCTACCGGAGTAGCACATTTGCCCAAGAAGTGGTGTATTTTGAAACCCTCAGCGAACCTGAACAGTGATCAAGTTGCACCGAGTGTGTCTTATGCTTGCCAAAATGCAGATTGCACTAGTCTTGGCTATGGAACTTCATGTGGTGGTTTAGATATCCGCGGTAACATCTCATATGCGTTTAATAGCTACTATCAGGTGAATGATCAGGTTGATGGCGCTTGCAAATTTCCCGGTCTTTCCACGGTCACTGACAGAGATCCTTCAACTCAGGATTGCACATTCCAAATCATGATCCAAACTGATTCTGCAAGAAAAATTGGGTCTCTTAGAATAGTACTGTTTGCTTTTTTGGTTGTTGCTTTTTTGTAATCTTAAATACTATAAAGATTCTggatttttaattcatttttggaTAAAGTAAACtgtatttattttgattatcatatttaacaaATTGGATGTATCTGCCAAAGGAAAACTACATGTTGAAGACAGCAGAAGATTATTGGCGTGTTCAATAATAATTGACAAAATTTCCTTAAAATCTGGAATTCAGATTTCTAGTATCACATGCAAATGTAGCaacttaaaataattgttggcAACATTCCCTTAAATCACGGGAAGAGTTTTATTTTGGAATTCAGATTTTAGTGAATAAATCCTTGAGATTATCAGAAAATATTATTGTCCACCAACTCCACAAGTCACAAACAATCGTCCttcgtgagcatagctcagtttgTAGGGACaacgcataatatatgcaaggtctcgggttcaaaccctgaccacaacaaaaaaaaaatctttaatcaCATGCAATAAATCTATAACACAAATCACAATACTAAAAAATActatctataaaataaaaatatggttgAGACGTGTGAAGACACACCGTTTTCAAGACGAAAATCCTCCTTGATTCAAaaggcttttaaaaaaattccaagTAACATAACTACGAGAAGATTATCATTGTTAAGTTAACCATATATATATGTAGAAAGAATGAAACATTTTTCagtaaaaatgaattaaaacaaagtttATAAAGATCAAAATAAGTTTGTATCTCTTAGGTTTCTCGTTATCTCTCCCACACAACTACGTAGCTATGAAAGATGCATATTATACTTTATCAAATTGGTGTTAGATTGAAAAGATATAGGTTGAAGAAGTCTCACATCGCTAAAAATTGTAAAGGAAAAGCGAGACCAATACTATATATAGGCTCTAATTATGTGTTGCAAAATGCACAGGTCGAAAACATTTTAAGTTTGTATatgatttttctctctcttatacTATACTCTTGTCCTAGAGTGTTCCTGAGGTAAAGTTAAGTATTTGCTTTGGAGGGTGTGGGTGTTCGAGCATAGTCATTAGACAACAAtcgtgattttctttttctccaatTCGTAAGTTTCCCAAATAAAGGAGTCTTTAGGTTCAATCTGAAACAAAATGATTTGTACATGTAGAActacataaaaatcaaaatggagAGTTTCATATTAGGGATGCTCtaagaagttttttttcttcatcaaaaaTCTCCAATGCAATGCTAATTGTCGCCTTTCAATGCCAAATAAGAATGACTCTTATTCAACATATTCATTTGGATACAAGCCACCGTTTGCAGAGATAAATTGTTGATATTTCAAATGTCTCGTGTTAAATCTGATTTTATGTTGCTTCTTTACGACTCCATCGTATGTAACATTTTGGTTATATATCTTCTAGTTTATGCCACAGATAGACACTATCTTGCCAactagcataaaaaaaaaatgataaatcctTATTTGATGATGCAAACTGGGA is from Medicago truncatula cultivar Jemalong A17 chromosome 1, MtrunA17r5.0-ANR, whole genome shotgun sequence and encodes:
- the LOC25481899 gene encoding glucan endo-1,3-beta-glucosidase 5, with translation MEGKKFRIYFVLMMLFATSVLEVGGIGVNWGTQSTHPLPPSTVVKMLKDNGIQKVKLFDADPNILDALKKSGIQVMVGIPNDLLYTMANSRQAAEKWVAKNVSAHVSSGGVDIRYIAVGNEPFLSTYNGTFEATTLPALVNIQNALIKAGLGSSIKVTVPSNADVYQSSSGNPSDGDFRTDIHDLMVQIVKFLSQNNAPFTVNIYPFISLYEDPNFPVDYAFFNGFSDPLNDNGKIYDNVFDANYDTLVWALNKNGFGNMPIIVGEIGWPTDGDRNGNLQLAQRFNQGFMTRFIAGKGTPLRPGPMDAYLFSLVDEDNKSIQPGNFERHWGLFYYDGRPKYQLTIGSRTNGLVGATGVAHLPKKWCILKPSANLNSDQVAPSVSYACQNADCTSLGYGTSCGGLDIRGNISYAFNSYYQVNDQVDGACKFPGLSTVTDRDPSTQDCTFQIMIQTDSARKIGSLRIVLFAFLVVAFL